In Streptomyces sp. SID8374, one genomic interval encodes:
- a CDS encoding septum formation initiator family protein, with protein sequence MAGKDRDRFSTATRLRLLGEQTAARVYRSQNRRQARRSRLTGRAAFLALVVCSLVVALAYPMRQYVSQRDEIAEQERLSRQAEQRTEELRDEKARLQDDAYIMRLARQHLHYVLPGETGYTVADPDAAQDRRGDQGASHRPWHSNVWDGVDGADRD encoded by the coding sequence ATGGCCGGGAAGGACCGGGACAGGTTCTCCACCGCGACCAGGCTGCGACTGCTCGGCGAGCAGACCGCGGCCCGCGTGTACCGCTCCCAGAACCGCCGCCAGGCCCGCCGCTCCCGGCTCACCGGCCGGGCCGCGTTCCTGGCGCTGGTGGTCTGCTCCCTGGTGGTCGCGCTCGCCTACCCGATGCGTCAGTACGTCTCCCAGCGCGACGAGATCGCCGAGCAGGAGCGGCTCTCGCGCCAGGCCGAGCAGCGCACCGAGGAGCTGCGGGACGAGAAGGCGCGGCTCCAGGACGACGCGTACATCATGCGGCTGGCCCGCCAGCACCTCCATTACGTGCTCCCCGGCGAGACCGGCTACACCGTGGCCGACCCCGACGCGGCACAGGACCGCCGGGGGGATCAGGGCGCGAGCCACCGCCCCTGGCACTCGAACGTCTGGGACGGCGTGGACGGCGCCGACCGCGACTGA
- the eno gene encoding phosphopyruvate hydratase, with product MPSIDVVVAREILDSRGNPTVEVEVGLDDGSTGRAAVPSGASTGAFEAIELRDGDPNRYLGKGVEKAVLAVIEQIGPELVGYDATEQRLIDQAMFDLDATENKASLGANAILGVSLAVAHAASEASDLPLFRYLGGPNAHLLPVPMMNILNGGSHADSNVDIQEFMIAPIGAESFSEALRWGAEVYHTLKKVLKTKGLSTGLGDEGGFAPNLESNRAALDLIVEAVKEAGYVPGRDIALALDVAASEFYKDGVYEFEGKSRSAAEMTEYYEELVSAYPLVSIEDPLYEDDWAGWKVITDRLGAKVQIVGDDLFVTNPERLARGIEEGSANALLVKVNQIGSLTETLDAVELAQRNGFKCMMSHRSGETEDVTIADLAVAVNCGQIKTGAPARSDRVAKYNQLLRIEEILDDAAVYAGRSAFPRFKG from the coding sequence GTGCCGTCCATCGACGTCGTCGTAGCCAGGGAAATCCTCGACTCCCGGGGCAACCCCACGGTCGAGGTCGAGGTCGGCCTCGACGACGGCAGCACCGGCCGTGCTGCCGTTCCGTCCGGCGCCTCCACCGGTGCGTTCGAGGCCATCGAGCTTCGCGACGGTGACCCCAACCGCTACCTGGGCAAGGGCGTCGAGAAGGCCGTCCTCGCCGTCATCGAGCAGATCGGCCCGGAGCTCGTCGGGTACGACGCCACCGAGCAGCGCCTCATCGACCAGGCGATGTTCGACCTGGACGCCACCGAGAACAAGGCCTCGCTCGGCGCGAACGCCATCCTCGGTGTCTCGCTCGCCGTCGCGCACGCCGCCTCCGAGGCGTCCGACCTGCCGCTCTTCCGCTACCTCGGCGGCCCGAACGCGCACCTGCTGCCCGTTCCGATGATGAACATCCTGAACGGCGGCTCGCACGCCGACTCCAACGTGGACATCCAGGAGTTCATGATCGCCCCGATCGGCGCGGAGTCCTTCTCCGAGGCCCTGCGCTGGGGCGCGGAGGTCTACCACACGCTGAAGAAGGTCCTCAAGACCAAGGGCCTGTCCACCGGCCTCGGCGACGAGGGCGGCTTCGCCCCGAACCTGGAGTCCAACCGCGCCGCCCTGGACCTCATCGTCGAGGCCGTCAAGGAGGCCGGTTACGTCCCGGGCCGCGACATCGCGCTCGCCCTCGACGTCGCCGCGTCCGAGTTCTACAAGGACGGCGTCTACGAGTTCGAGGGCAAGTCCCGCTCGGCCGCCGAGATGACCGAGTACTACGAGGAGCTCGTCTCCGCGTACCCGCTGGTCTCCATCGAGGACCCGCTGTACGAGGACGACTGGGCCGGCTGGAAGGTCATCACCGACCGCCTGGGCGCCAAGGTCCAGATCGTCGGCGACGACCTCTTCGTCACCAACCCGGAGCGCCTGGCCCGTGGCATCGAGGAAGGCTCCGCCAACGCCCTGCTCGTCAAGGTCAACCAGATCGGTTCGCTGACCGAGACCCTGGACGCCGTGGAGCTGGCCCAGCGCAACGGCTTCAAGTGCATGATGTCGCACCGCTCCGGCGAGACCGAGGACGTCACCATCGCCGACCTCGCCGTCGCCGTGAACTGCGGCCAGATCAAGACCGGCGCCCCGGCCCGCTCGGACCGCGTCGCCAAGTACAACCAGCTGCTGCGCATCGAGGAGATCCTCGACGACGCCGCGGTGTACGCGGGCCGCTCCGCCTTCCCGCGCTTCAAGGGCTGA
- a CDS encoding transglycosylase family protein: MLLNSKGKHRRPSKTVRFATLAGITGAAVAVPLMGATNASAASVETWDAVAQCESGGNWSINTGNGYYGGLQFSQSSWAAAGGTQYASRADLASKDQQIATAEKLLAMQGPGAWACAGAGGLTNDGVDPGVNTGSGQSQSKPQQAQPERKAEQPTTRSEQRTAPAAPKAESSKKTVTTPTGEKVQKGDGEYKVKSGDTLSKIAQKEGVKGGWSKLFKLNDDIVKDADLIFPGQQLHLK; the protein is encoded by the coding sequence ATGCTGCTGAACAGCAAGGGCAAGCACCGCCGCCCCTCGAAGACCGTCCGTTTCGCCACCCTCGCGGGCATCACCGGTGCCGCCGTGGCCGTCCCGCTGATGGGTGCGACCAACGCTTCCGCCGCCTCCGTCGAGACCTGGGACGCCGTCGCCCAGTGCGAGTCCGGCGGCAACTGGTCCATCAACACCGGCAACGGCTACTACGGCGGACTGCAGTTCTCGCAGTCCAGCTGGGCCGCCGCCGGCGGTACGCAGTACGCCTCCCGCGCCGACCTGGCCTCCAAGGACCAGCAGATCGCCACCGCCGAGAAGCTGCTCGCCATGCAGGGCCCGGGTGCCTGGGCGTGCGCCGGCGCCGGCGGCCTCACCAACGACGGTGTGGACCCGGGCGTGAACACCGGCTCCGGCCAGTCGCAGAGCAAGCCCCAGCAGGCGCAGCCCGAGCGCAAGGCCGAGCAGCCCACCACGCGCAGCGAGCAGCGCACCGCCCCGGCCGCCCCCAAGGCCGAGAGCTCCAAGAAGACCGTCACCACCCCGACCGGTGAGAAGGTCCAGAAGGGCGACGGCGAGTACAAGGTGAAGTCCGGCGACACCCTGAGCAAGATCGCTCAGAAGGAAGGCGTCAAGGGCGGCTGGAGCAAGCTCTTCAAGCTCAACGACGACATCGTCAAGGACGCGGACCTGATCTTCCCGGGTCAGCAGCTCCACCTGAAGTAA
- a CDS encoding transglycosylase family protein, with product MGSANGRHRRPRQAPAIVVAAGVTGSAIAIPLLGAAGAHAADATTWDRVAECESGGMWSADLGNGYYGGLQFSQETWSAYGGTAFAERADLASRAQQISVAEKVLDDKGPQAWPSCAVISGLAVDGALPGVDPGTAPSADPTQDPTTVPADEADEKGETGTSDKAGKTGKGEKESGGDALDPSAKPSAKPSAGKAGESGGTGRTGTTESPDASQPSQNTGGKHRGAPAPEETGAVDQGDGPRESGRHASRGEGDARDGGAVADGGYTVQPGDNLWAIADAQKLPQGWTGLYEANKDLLGSDPDLILPGQSLDLGLDPAAEAGAQEGAEVPAAN from the coding sequence ATGGGCTCCGCGAACGGCAGACACCGCCGCCCTCGTCAGGCACCCGCCATCGTCGTCGCCGCAGGCGTGACCGGATCGGCCATCGCCATCCCGCTCCTCGGCGCGGCAGGCGCACACGCAGCCGACGCCACCACCTGGGACCGGGTCGCGGAGTGCGAGAGCGGCGGCATGTGGAGTGCCGACCTCGGCAACGGCTACTACGGCGGGCTCCAGTTCTCGCAGGAGACATGGTCGGCGTACGGCGGCACCGCCTTCGCCGAGCGGGCCGACCTCGCCAGCCGTGCCCAGCAGATATCCGTCGCCGAGAAGGTCCTGGACGACAAGGGCCCACAGGCCTGGCCGAGCTGCGCGGTGATCTCCGGCCTCGCGGTGGACGGCGCCCTGCCCGGTGTCGACCCCGGCACCGCGCCCTCCGCCGACCCCACCCAGGACCCGACGACCGTCCCGGCGGACGAAGCGGATGAAAAGGGTGAGACCGGCACTTCCGATAAGGCGGGCAAGACCGGCAAGGGTGAGAAAGAGAGCGGCGGCGACGCCCTCGACCCCTCGGCGAAGCCTTCCGCGAAGCCCTCCGCCGGGAAGGCGGGGGAGAGCGGCGGGACCGGCAGGACCGGAACCACCGAGTCCCCCGACGCCTCGCAGCCCTCCCAGAACACCGGCGGCAAGCACCGGGGCGCTCCGGCCCCCGAGGAGACCGGCGCGGTGGACCAGGGGGACGGCCCCCGGGAGTCCGGCCGGCACGCCTCACGCGGCGAGGGTGACGCGCGGGACGGCGGCGCGGTCGCCGACGGCGGCTACACCGTGCAGCCCGGGGACAACCTCTGGGCCATTGCTGACGCACAGAAACTTCCCCAGGGCTGGACCGGCCTGTACGAGGCCAACAAGGACCTCCTGGGCTCCGACCCGGACCTGATCCTGCCCGGCCAGAGCCTCGATCTGGGGCTGGACCCGGCCGCTGAGGCGGGTGCCCAGGAGGGCGCCGAGGTGCCTGCCGCCAACTGA